The Impatiens glandulifera chromosome 8, dImpGla2.1, whole genome shotgun sequence genome includes a window with the following:
- the LOC124911962 gene encoding protein decapping 5-like, whose protein sequence is MAAEMSRSSSSADTYIGSLISLTSKSEMRYEGVLYNINTDESSIGLRNVRSFGTEGRKKDGPQVPPIDKVYDYILFRGSDIKDLQVKASPTVQPASPPLNNDPAIIQSHYSRPESTTPNLPSTIIPSLTDLNSHTSQGSSFQSGLPLYQPGGNLGQWGPHPPPPSTSGNGLAMPMYWQGYYGPSPNGLPNLQQQPLLRPGLSMPPLMQQPLQYPAGTSNLAVPNSQEYTHPPSLVPPIIGSLNLTSSFPSTLPPFPSLTLSPETLPSTIPNKTVSSLPPVTLNANLLVVPPSSEEANAVLPPISSNRSIATSSSDFPYHSVSQSTTSIGSASTSQVETQAPAPIPSLITPGQFLQSEPIAVSSAKSLQAAHKDMEAVLVSSPSSSHVQPGPASTESQPPILPLPEQPSRAFQKFNGAPHHNNRSNYRGRERGRGPGSSRPITKFTEDFDFMAMNEKFNKDEVWGHLGKHNNKSHHNEGDENGSDEDDYEDVEHDSELKKFENNAVYNKDDFFDSLSSNALDRESNNGRSRFTEQMKLDTETFGEFPRYHRGGRGYGRGGGGRSRGGGYYGRGGYGYNGRGGRGRGIHNPNPNPNRG, encoded by the exons ATGGCGGCGGAGATGTCTAGATCTAGTTCATCTGCCGATACGTACATCGGCAGTTTGATTAGCTTAACGTCGAAGAGTGAAATGAGATACGAGGGCGTCTTGTACAATATCAACACTGACGAATCAAGTATAGGGCTTAGAAACG TCAGATCATTTGGGACTGAAGGCCGGAAGAAAGATGGTCCTCAAGTTCCTCCTATTGACAAAGTATATGATTACATACTGTTCAGAGGAAGTGATATAAAG GACTTACAAGTTAAAGCCTCCCCCACAGTGCAGCCTGCATCTCCACCCTTAAACAATGATCCGGCTATTATTCAG TCACATTATTCTCGTCCTGAATCCACAACTCCAAACTTGCCATCCACCATCATTCCATCTTTGACAGATCTTAATTCTCATACTTCCCAAGGGTCAAGTTTTCAGAGTGGCTTGCCCTTGTACCAACCTGGGGGAAACCTTGGACAATGGGGACCTCACCCCCCTCCTCCAAGTACGAGTGGTAATGGATTAGCTATGCCAATGTATTGGCAAGGGTATTATGGTCCTTCCCCCAATGGGCTACCAAATTTGCAACAACAACCTTTGCTTCGTCCAGGCTTATCGATGCCTCCTTTGATGCAGCAGCCATTGCAGTATCCTGCTGGAACATCAAATCTAGCTGTTCCAAACTCACAAGAATATACTCATCCTCCTTCCCTTGTGCCTCCCATAATTGGTTCCCTTAATTTAACTTCATCTTTTCCATCGACTTTGCCTCCATTTCCCTCACTTACTTTATCTCCAGAAACGTTACCCAGTACTATACCTAATAAAACTGTTAGTTCTCTGCCACCAGTAACCCTAAATGCAAACCTGCTAGTTGTTCCTCCTTCGAGTGAGGAAGCAAATGCTGTTTTACCGCCAATTTCTAGTAATAGGTCCATAGCAACTTCTAGTTCAGATTTTCCTTATCATAGTGTTTCTCAATCTACAACATCTATTGGATCTGCTAGCACAAGTCAGGTAGAAACGCAAGCTCCAGCTCCAATACCGTCTCTTATAACACCTGGTCAGTTTCTACAGTCTGAGCCTATTGCAGTTTCTTCAGCTAAGTCTTTACAAGCAGCTCATAAGGATATGGAGGCAGTTCTAGTTTCTTCACCATCATCATCACATGTACAGCCTGGTCCGGCTTCAACAGAATCTCAACCACCAATACTTCCATTACCTGAACAACCTTCACGTGCATTCCAAAAG TTCAATGGGGCTCCTCACCATAACAACCGCAGTAATTACAGAGGCCGTGAAAGAGGAAGAGGACCAGGG AGTTCACGCCCGATAACAAAATTTACAGAGGATTTTGATTTTATGGCAATGAACGAGAAGTTCAACAAAGACGAAGTGTGGGGTCATCTTGGGAAGCACAATAATAAATCTCATCACAATGAAGGGGATGAAAATGGAAGTGATGAGGATGACTATGAAGATGTTGAACATGATTCTGAActcaaaaaatttgaaaacaat GCTGTCTACAACAAGGATGACTTCTTTGATTCCCTTTCTAGCAATGCACTTGATCGTGAATCAAATAATGGAAGGTCGAGATTCACTGAGCAAATGAAGCTCGACACTGAG aCTTTTGGGGAGTTCCCCCGATATCATCGGGGTGGGCGTGGATATGGACGTGGTGGTGGTGGGAGATCTCGAGGAGGTGGTTATTACGGAAGGGGAGGTTATGGATACAATGGAAGAGGAGGGCGCGGTCGAGGCATTCATAACCCGAACCCTAATCCTAACCGAggttaa
- the LOC124913354 gene encoding uncharacterized protein LOC124913354, with protein MDRHAIVEPRARLQKLTAHIRKLTERYVAGTPKDKLQLLVLDILEVKKGEFIDEIDRLDAVRRQRETAHSPRPETDDGQNRGETPPLADPVINKIDERTETPFTGPLETDQPGDSEPVVTEERVKTLIEEFANRKVRPWKRKIKKAARQTIMLAEKTRDDLVKADARITEIEADYQDDTTLHNEHLKRTEDLEDKTSKMVDDLERFQEKIDQQFTKVDEDLGRSSTEVGSTLDRVIDLEKKNASLEERNDMLEADLKAVTEQVTELINAKINVDKAVEEANAQAVKELQDALDDQNRTEKEAPRSSDANFNERLRISMARDLALAKSIAAQAAEDAERKREKENGVAGNRQRGRRRS; from the exons atggaccgacacgcaatagtggaaccgcgtgctcggttacAAAAGCTAACCGCACATATACGAAAGCTTACAGAAAGGTATGTTGCGGGAACACCGAAGGATAAATTACAACTCCTGGTGTTGGATATACTTGAAGTCAAGAAAGGAGAATTCATTGACGAAATAGATCGGCTTGACGCGGTGCGCAGACAACGAGAAACAGCGCACTCTCCGCGTCCTGAGACCGATGACGGTCAGAATCGAGGTGAAACGCCTCCTCTAGCGGATCCGGTCATAAACAAAATAGACGAAAGGACAGAGACTCCTTTCACCGGGCCACTTGAAACTGATCAACCTGGGGATTCAGAACCGGTCGTTACAGAAGAAAGGGTCAAAACTCTCATTGAAGAGTTTGCCAACAGAAAGGTTCGACCGTGGAAGAGGAAAATCAAGAAAGCCGCGCGCCAAACAATCATGTTAGCCGAAAAAACGAGGGATGATCTTGTGAAGGCAGATGCCCGGATCACAGAAATCGAAGCCGACTACCAGGACGATACTACTCTGCACAACGAACATCTTAAGCGAACCGAAGACTTGGAAGATAAGACCTCCAAGATGGTGGATGACTTGGAACGGTTTCAAGAGAAAATCGATCAACAGTTCACAAAGGTAGATGAGGACCTAGGGCGGTCAAGCACCGAAGTCGGTTCAACACTTGACAGGGTCATAGAtcttgaaaagaagaatgcaaGTCTTGAAGAGCGCAACGACATGCTTGAAGCCGACCttaaggcggtcaccgaacaggtgactGAGTTGATAAATGCCAAGATTAATGTTGATAAAGCGGTTGAAGAGGCAAATGCTCAAGCGGTTAAAGAACTTCAGGATGCCTTGGATGACCAGAACCGGACAGAGAAGGAAGCACCGCGGTCATCTGATGCGAACTTCAACGAACGATTACGGATATCAATGGCCAGAGATCTAGCACTTGCAAAGAGCATAGCAGCTCAAGCGGCCGAGGATGCAGAACG aaagagagagaaagagaacgGCGTCGCCGGAAACAGGCAAAGGGGAAGGAGACGAAGCTAA
- the LOC124913355 gene encoding uncharacterized protein LOC124913355, which translates to MTGYDIVLGIEWLITLGPSKWDFEKLTISFEKEGITTVLQGIPHTQINLMKGDHLKKLLKKGNVTTIIQIRSENKAQFFSLSTRAPNDIPEDLQQMLDDFNPIFQWLNSATIKDKFPIPVIEELMEELYRSRFFSKLDLRSGFHQIRMHPGKCNFGCKQISYIGHILYENGVATNPAKLKAMSTWPVPESPKQLKGFLGLAGYYRRFIKGYGSIVGPITALLKKCQFEWNKEAKDAFLLLKQRMLSPPVLALPNFNIPFVVDTDASGIGIGAGKKNLVADVLSRRVAGVQCAGISVYHTVVQKQIQESYEEDPNLAKVIREILANADSHPECSYDQGMLRKRDRLVVGKNNDLRNTLIAAMHLRVEGGHSGTLVTQKKMQLVYSWPEMLTDIREFVRTCEVCQKNKPDNSAYRGLLQPLAISNRFWESVSMDFIESLPKSKGDSRVEEVDVSLTAREASLQLIKFHLKRAQNRMKQQQDKKRKDVTLQVGSWALVKLQPYRQRSIQKLFHKLSPKYFGSFEVLERIGEVAYKLELGTDTKIHNVFHVSQLKSFQGTPATIENIPQLSTQPNMNDKIVGEQDIMVHGKMKKQLLINWDGAQTEDQTWEDAEVISIQCPEMLAARRQTRQHSLRRG; encoded by the exons ATGACAGGGTACGATATTGTGCTGGGAATCGAATGGCTTATTACTCTAGGCCCTTCAAAATGGGACTTCGAAAAATTAACCATCTCTTTTGAAAAAGAAGGGATAACCACGGTCTTGCAAGGCATACCCCATACACAAATCAACTTAATGAAGGGTGATCACTTAAAGAAGTTATTAAAGAAAGGCAATGTCACTACCATTATCCAAATAAGAAGTGAAAACAAAGCACAATTTTTCTCACTCTCTACAAGGGCGCCAAATGATATTCCTGAAGACCTTCAACAAATGCTAGATGACTTCAACCCAATATTCCA GTGGCTAAACTCAGCAACCATCAAGGATAAATTTCCTATCCCGGTCATTGAAGAATTAATGGAAGAATTGTATAGGTCCAGGTTCTTTTCCAAGCTCGATTTGCGCTCAGGGTTCCACCAGATAAGGATGCACCCAG GGAAATGTAATTTTGGGTGCAAGCAAATTTCCTATATTGGCCATATCCTTTACGAGAATGGTGTAGCCACAAATCCAGCGAAGTTAAAAGCAATGAGCACATGGCCAGTTCCAGAATCTCCTAAGCAATTGAAAGGATTCCTTGGTCTGGCCGGATACTATAGAAGATTTATAAAAGGCTACGGCTCCATAGTAGGACCCATCACTGCCCTGTTGAAAAAATGTCAGTTTGAATGGAATAAAGAAGCTAAAGATGCATTTCTATTGTTGAAACAACGCATGCTTTCTCCTCCGGTCCTAGCGCTTCCAAACTTCAATATTCCCTTTGTAGTAGATACCGATGCAAGTGGAATTGGTATAGGGGCA GGGAAAAAAAACTTGGTGGCAGATGTTTTGTCTAGGCGGGTAGCAGGTGTCCAATGTGCAGGAATTTCGGTCTATCACACTGTTGTCCAAAAACAAATTCAGGAAAGCTATGAAGAAGATCCCAACTTAGCCAAAGTCATTCGTGAAATTCTTGCTAATGCTGATTCTCACCCTGAATGCTCATATGACCAAGGGATGTTAAGAAAAAGGGACCGGCTGGTGGTGGGAAAGAATAACGATCTTAGAAATACCTTAATTGCAGCCATGCATTTGAGAGTAGAAGGGGGACATTCGGGGACTCTGGTCACCCAAAAGAAAATGCAGCTTGTTTACTCCTGGCCAGAGATGCTTACAGATATTAGAGAATTTGTCCGAACCTGTGAAGTTTGCCAAAAAAATAAACCTGATAACTCAGCATATAGGGGTCTGCTTCAGCCCTTAGCAATTTCCAATCGATTCTGGGAATCGGTCTCCATGGATTTCATTGAAAGCTTGCCTAAGTCAAAAg GAGACTCGAGAGTGGAAGAAGTGGATGTATCACTAACAGCCAGGGAAGCCTCACTCCAACTCATAAAATTTCATTTGAAAAGAGCCCAGAATCGTATGAAGCAGCAACAGGACAAAAAGAGAAAAGATGTCACATTGCAAGTGGGTAGCTGGGCATTAGTGAAGTTACAGCCATATAGACAACGCTCCATCCAGAAGCTATTCCACAAGCTCTCACCAAAGTATTTTGGGTCATTTGAAGTGTTGGAAAGGATTGGGGAAGTTGCTTACAAGCTGGAACTCGGGACCGACACCAAGATACACAATGTCTTCCATGTCTCGCAATTAAAATCATTCCAAGGAACCCCTGCTACTATTGAAAATATTCCCCAACTTAGCACACAACCAAACATGAACGACAAAATTGTGGGTGAACAAGACATAATGGTGCAtgggaaaatgaaaaaacaGCTGCTAATCAATTGGGATGGAGCCCAAACAGAAGACCAAACTTGGGAAGATGCAGAAGTGATAAGCATTCAATGCCCGGAGATGCTAGCAGCAAGGAGGCAAACAAGACAACATTCTCTTCGTCGGGGTTGA